The Vescimonas coprocola genome includes a window with the following:
- the rimP gene encoding ribosome maturation factor RimP, with protein MAKKITELVAEVAAPVAQEQGCTLWDVEYVREAGQWYLRLYLDKEGGVDILDCEAVSRKVSDLLDELDPIEASYIFEVSSAGAERPLKRPSDFQQFMGSPVLLKTYKPVNGRKEFAGRLAGYDNGAVELDMGTAQPLRFEKQDIALVRLRVEF; from the coding sequence ATGGCAAAGAAGATCACCGAGCTGGTGGCGGAGGTAGCGGCGCCTGTGGCGCAGGAGCAGGGCTGCACCCTGTGGGACGTGGAGTATGTCCGTGAGGCAGGGCAGTGGTACCTGCGGCTGTACCTGGACAAGGAAGGCGGCGTGGACATCCTGGACTGCGAGGCTGTGAGCCGCAAGGTCAGCGACCTGCTGGATGAGCTGGACCCCATCGAGGCAAGCTATATCTTCGAGGTGTCCTCCGCCGGAGCGGAGCGGCCTTTGAAGCGGCCCTCGGACTTTCAGCAGTTCATGGGCAGCCCCGTGCTGCTGAAAACCTATAAGCCCGTCAACGGCCGCAAGGAGTTCGCCGGGAGGCTGGCGGGCTACGACAACGGAGCCGTGGAGCTGGATATGGGCACGGCGCAGCCCCTGCGGTTTGAAAAGCAGGACATTGCGCTGGTGCGCCTGCGTGTGGAATTTTAA
- a CDS encoding metal ABC transporter permease — MTLLLEMFTYPFIVRAFAAGVLLSLCAALLGVPLVLKRYSMIGDGLSHVSFGALSVALACGWAPLPVSIPVVIVAALGLLRMTERSRMGADAAIAVVSASSLAVGVIVTSLTTGMTTDVDSYMFGSILAMTQADVVLSALLCVGVLVLFVLFYHRLFAITFDENFSRATGVKVGLYNTLLSVLTALTIVLGMRMMGAMLISSLVIFPALSAMRVRKSFRGVVVLAGVLSVLGFCVGLTGSYLLSTPVGASVVVVDLLIFLLCCGVRRVRG, encoded by the coding sequence ATGACGCTGCTGCTGGAGATGTTTACCTATCCCTTTATCGTCCGGGCCTTTGCCGCCGGGGTGCTGCTGTCGCTGTGTGCGGCGCTGCTGGGGGTGCCGCTGGTGCTCAAGCGGTACTCCATGATCGGGGACGGACTGAGCCATGTGTCCTTCGGGGCGCTGTCCGTGGCGCTGGCCTGCGGCTGGGCGCCGCTGCCGGTGTCCATTCCGGTGGTCATCGTGGCGGCGCTGGGGCTGCTGCGAATGACGGAGCGCAGCCGCATGGGAGCCGACGCCGCCATTGCGGTGGTGTCCGCTTCATCACTGGCGGTGGGCGTCATCGTCACCAGCCTTACCACCGGCATGACTACAGACGTGGACAGCTATATGTTCGGCTCCATTCTGGCCATGACGCAGGCGGATGTGGTACTCAGCGCCCTGCTGTGCGTGGGGGTGCTGGTGCTGTTCGTGCTGTTTTACCACAGGCTTTTTGCCATCACCTTTGACGAGAACTTCTCCCGTGCCACCGGGGTGAAGGTGGGGCTGTACAACACCCTGCTGTCGGTGCTGACGGCTTTGACCATCGTGCTGGGGATGCGGATGATGGGCGCTATGCTCATCTCCAGTCTGGTGATCTTTCCGGCGCTGTCGGCCATGCGGGTGAGAAAAAGCTTCCGGGGCGTGGTGGTGCTGGCGGGGGTGCTGTCGGTGCTGGGCTTCTGCGTGGGCCTCACCGGTTCGTATCTGCTGAGCACCCCGGTGGGGGCCTCGGTGGTGGTGGTAGACCTGCTGATCTTCCTGCTGTGCTGCGGTGTGCGGCGGGTTCGGGGCTGA
- the rnpM gene encoding RNase P modulator RnpM has translation MQKVKKIPQRQCVGCRTKRDKKDLLRIVKTPEGEIVLDATGKKSGRGVYVCPDPECLRKARKSRGLERALETTIPAEVYDGLEARMGE, from the coding sequence ATGCAGAAGGTGAAGAAGATCCCCCAGCGCCAGTGCGTGGGGTGCCGTACCAAGCGGGATAAAAAGGATCTGCTGCGGATCGTCAAGACCCCGGAGGGGGAGATCGTGCTGGATGCCACCGGCAAAAAGTCCGGACGGGGCGTGTACGTCTGTCCCGACCCGGAGTGTCTGCGGAAGGCCCGCAAGTCCCGTGGGCTGGAGCGTGCGCTGGAGACGACCATCCCGGCGGAGGTATACGATGGGCTGGAGGCCCGGATGGGGGAGTAA
- the nusA gene encoding transcription termination factor NusA, with protein MKCDEIFAALAMLEKERGIPQDFMMNKIVQALTTAYKRDHEGVENVVVEVNEEKRDLKMFVQKEIVEEVENPGSQISLEEARRISAKYELGGMVRFPVENVEFGRIAAGNGKQVIIQGLREAEHGMIYDEWGSKQHEILTGTVSRIDPRSGNVYLRIGTGNEATEGILSLNEQVSTETYTEGQLLKVYLVEVRRGTRGPQVMVSRTHPGLVKRLFELEVPEIFDGTVEIRSIAREAGSRTKMAVWSADENVDPIGACVGPRGQRVAAIVEELHGEKIDIIKYSEDPAEFIAAALAPSDVEEVRLADEGKVCRVIVPDDQLSLAIGKEGQNARLAARLTGYKIDIKPVSRADE; from the coding sequence ATGAAATGCGATGAGATCTTTGCCGCACTGGCAATGCTGGAAAAGGAGCGGGGCATCCCTCAGGACTTTATGATGAACAAGATCGTTCAGGCCCTGACCACCGCTTATAAGCGGGACCACGAGGGTGTGGAGAACGTGGTGGTGGAGGTCAACGAGGAGAAGCGTGACCTGAAGATGTTCGTGCAGAAGGAGATCGTGGAGGAGGTGGAGAACCCCGGCTCCCAGATCTCTCTGGAGGAGGCCCGGCGCATCTCTGCCAAGTATGAACTGGGCGGTATGGTGCGCTTCCCGGTGGAGAACGTGGAGTTCGGCCGCATTGCCGCCGGTAACGGCAAGCAGGTCATCATTCAGGGCCTGCGGGAGGCTGAGCACGGCATGATCTATGACGAGTGGGGCTCCAAGCAGCATGAGATCCTCACCGGCACTGTGTCCCGCATCGATCCCCGCAGCGGCAACGTCTATCTCCGCATCGGCACCGGCAACGAGGCCACCGAGGGCATCCTGAGCCTGAACGAGCAGGTCAGCACCGAGACCTACACCGAGGGACAGCTGCTGAAGGTGTATCTGGTGGAGGTGCGCCGTGGCACCCGTGGCCCGCAGGTCATGGTGTCCCGGACCCATCCGGGCCTTGTCAAGCGGCTGTTTGAGCTGGAGGTGCCGGAGATCTTCGACGGCACGGTGGAGATCCGCTCCATCGCCCGTGAGGCCGGCAGCCGCACCAAGATGGCGGTGTGGTCCGCCGACGAGAACGTGGATCCCATCGGCGCCTGCGTCGGCCCCCGTGGTCAGCGTGTGGCTGCCATTGTGGAGGAACTCCACGGCGAGAAGATCGACATCATCAAGTACTCCGAGGATCCCGCCGAGTTCATCGCCGCTGCGCTGGCTCCCTCCGATGTGGAGGAGGTGCGTCTGGCGGACGAGGGCAAGGTGTGCCGGGTCATCGTTCCCGACGACCAGCTGAGTCTGGCCATCGGCAAGGAGGGGCAGAACGCCCGTCTGGCTGCCCGGCTCACCGGGTATAAGATCGACATCAAGCCCGTGTCCCGGGCGGATGAATAA
- a CDS encoding metal ABC transporter substrate-binding protein yields MRRLLAAVLAAVVLLPAVGCAVRPAEPESGKLRVVCSLFPYYDFVRAIGGEDVEAELLVPAGRETHSFEPTPLDVIRLSQADVFVYNGGESEYWVEEILDSAGEEIPYTLRLMDYAQPLEEELAEGMQGAGHDDHHDHDDHHDHDDGHEDEVEYDEHIWTSPRIAMGLCRAIAGTLQKADPEHAQNYARRLETYLAELSELDQAFTEVVADGNRHMVVFGDRFPLLYFCKTYGLEYRAAFHGCAGDTEPSLATLKYLIDKVQEEGIPVVYTIELSSRKVAQAIAETTGAKVLTFQSCQTVSRQDFDAGATYLSLMRQNIAALKEGLA; encoded by the coding sequence ATGAGGCGGCTGCTGGCGGCGGTGCTGGCGGCGGTGGTGCTGCTCCCTGCGGTGGGATGCGCTGTCCGTCCGGCAGAGCCGGAGAGCGGCAAGCTGCGGGTAGTGTGCTCCCTGTTCCCCTACTACGACTTTGTGCGGGCCATCGGCGGGGAGGACGTGGAGGCGGAGCTGCTGGTCCCTGCCGGGCGGGAGACCCACAGCTTCGAACCAACGCCGCTGGATGTGATCCGGCTGTCGCAGGCGGATGTGTTTGTCTACAACGGCGGGGAGAGCGAGTACTGGGTGGAGGAGATCCTGGATTCCGCCGGGGAAGAGATCCCCTATACTCTGCGGCTTATGGACTATGCCCAGCCGCTGGAGGAGGAACTGGCGGAGGGAATGCAGGGAGCGGGCCACGACGACCATCATGACCACGACGACCATCATGACCACGATGACGGCCATGAGGACGAGGTGGAATATGACGAGCACATCTGGACGTCACCCCGTATTGCCATGGGGCTGTGCCGGGCCATTGCCGGGACGCTGCAGAAGGCCGATCCGGAACACGCACAGAACTACGCCCGGCGGCTGGAGACGTATCTGGCAGAGCTGTCGGAGCTGGATCAGGCCTTCACGGAGGTGGTGGCCGACGGCAATCGGCACATGGTGGTGTTCGGGGATCGGTTCCCGCTGCTGTACTTCTGTAAGACCTACGGGCTGGAGTACCGGGCGGCCTTCCACGGCTGCGCCGGGGATACGGAGCCGTCGCTGGCTACCCTGAAATATCTCATTGATAAGGTGCAGGAGGAGGGCATCCCGGTGGTGTATACCATCGAGCTCAGCAGCCGGAAGGTGGCGCAGGCCATTGCCGAGACCACCGGGGCCAAGGTGCTGACCTTCCAGTCCTGCCAGACCGTGTCCCGGCAGGACTTCGACGCCGGGGCCACCTACCTGTCGCTGATGCGGCAGAATATCGCTGCACTGAAGGAGGGGCTTGCCTGA
- a CDS encoding DHH family phosphoesterase, with translation MTTAEAAACLAAMDQVLILTHVRPDGDTIGSAAALCCGLRALGKTAYLLPNPELTATYAPYAAPYLAEADFAPAYVVSVDIAALSLLPENARPYQDRIALAIDHHPSQEFFARETCLEADSAACGEIVYDILRQLTPLTPEMALPLYVAISTDTGCFVYSNTTPRSHRIAAQLMDCGIDVAPVNKALFRTKSAVRLAMEARMVADMERCDAGRVVVMQIPLSLRQELHATDADIEELSALAAQVEGTDCGVTLRELRPGTVKLSLRTGPRVNATEVCRLLGGGGHAAAAGATVSGTMAQAKSAVLAAIAQVIGPLAP, from the coding sequence ATGACCACTGCGGAAGCCGCCGCCTGTCTGGCGGCTATGGATCAGGTGCTGATCCTCACCCATGTCCGCCCCGACGGCGACACCATCGGCTCCGCCGCCGCCCTGTGCTGCGGCTTGCGGGCGCTGGGCAAAACGGCGTATCTGCTGCCCAACCCGGAGCTGACGGCCACCTACGCCCCCTATGCCGCCCCCTATTTGGCGGAGGCGGATTTTGCACCGGCGTATGTGGTCTCCGTGGACATTGCGGCGCTGTCGCTGCTGCCGGAGAACGCCCGGCCCTATCAGGACCGCATTGCTCTGGCCATCGACCACCACCCCTCTCAGGAGTTTTTCGCCCGTGAGACGTGTCTGGAGGCGGACAGCGCCGCCTGCGGCGAGATCGTGTACGATATCCTCCGGCAGCTGACGCCCCTGACGCCGGAGATGGCTCTGCCGCTGTATGTGGCCATCTCCACGGACACCGGCTGCTTCGTCTACTCCAACACCACCCCCCGCAGCCACCGCATCGCAGCCCAGCTGATGGACTGCGGCATCGACGTGGCCCCCGTCAACAAGGCACTGTTCCGCACCAAGAGCGCCGTGCGTCTGGCTATGGAGGCCCGGATGGTGGCGGATATGGAGCGCTGCGACGCCGGGCGGGTGGTGGTGATGCAGATCCCCCTGTCCCTGCGGCAGGAGCTGCACGCCACCGATGCCGACATCGAGGAGCTAAGCGCTCTGGCGGCGCAGGTGGAGGGGACCGACTGCGGTGTGACCCTGCGGGAGCTGCGTCCCGGCACGGTGAAGCTGTCCCTGCGGACCGGCCCCCGTGTCAACGCCACGGAGGTCTGCCGCCTGTTGGGCGGCGGAGGTCACGCCGCAGCGGCGGGAGCCACCGTCAGCGGCACCATGGCTCAGGCGAAGTCCGCCGTGCTGGCGGCCATCGCTCAGGTCATCGGCCCGCTGGCCCCCTGA
- the truB gene encoding tRNA pseudouridine(55) synthase TruB, whose amino-acid sequence MANGIIIIDKPADWTSMDVCAKLRGILKTKKVGHAGTLDPMATGVLPVFVGQATRGVSFAESGDKEYLAVLRLGLVTDTQDTSGQVLHRTEALPDRAALEAVLPRFTGEISQLPPMYSAIKIGGKKLYELARQGKEVERRPRPVTIHALELVEQTASGDYVLRVRCSKGTYVRTLCHDIGQALGCGGCMAALRRTMAAGFTLSDAVTLEQVQAEGEALLRPVDSLFRDRPAYVLPTPRAVARCRNGNPVSVTEPLPEGEYRVYDPEGDFLCLSRLEGGVLTSIKNFFGA is encoded by the coding sequence ATGGCCAACGGGATCATCATCATCGACAAGCCCGCCGATTGGACCAGCATGGACGTCTGCGCCAAGCTGCGGGGAATACTGAAAACCAAAAAGGTGGGCCACGCCGGGACACTGGATCCCATGGCCACCGGCGTGCTGCCGGTGTTTGTGGGACAGGCCACCCGTGGCGTCAGCTTCGCCGAATCCGGGGACAAGGAGTATCTGGCCGTCCTGCGGCTGGGCCTTGTCACCGATACGCAGGACACCTCCGGGCAGGTGCTGCACCGGACGGAGGCGCTGCCGGACCGGGCGGCGCTGGAGGCGGTGCTGCCACGGTTCACCGGAGAAATTTCCCAGCTGCCGCCTATGTACTCCGCCATCAAGATCGGCGGTAAGAAGCTCTATGAGCTGGCCCGGCAGGGGAAGGAGGTGGAGCGCCGTCCCCGGCCCGTCACCATCCACGCCCTGGAGCTGGTGGAGCAGACGGCCTCCGGCGACTACGTCCTGCGGGTGCGATGCTCCAAGGGCACCTATGTCCGTACCCTGTGCCACGACATCGGGCAGGCGCTGGGCTGCGGCGGTTGTATGGCTGCCCTGCGGCGCACCATGGCGGCGGGCTTCACCCTGTCCGACGCCGTGACGCTGGAGCAGGTGCAGGCGGAGGGCGAGGCCCTGCTGCGGCCGGTGGACTCCCTGTTCCGGGATCGTCCGGCCTATGTGCTGCCTACCCCACGGGCTGTGGCCCGCTGCCGCAACGGCAATCCCGTCTCCGTGACGGAGCCGCTGCCGGAGGGGGAGTACCGGGTCTACGACCCGGAGGGCGATTTTCTGTGCCTGAGCCGCTTGGAGGGCGGCGTGCTGACCTCCATTAAAAACTTTTTCGGAGCGTGA
- a CDS encoding L7Ae/L30e/S12e/Gadd45 family ribosomal protein: protein MEHILSMIGLAKKAGRVEIGEEPVGSAARSRHARVILVASDAAAGSVRRAYAFAQTGACLCLTIPADKDALGRALGRSSCAMVAVTDVGFADAIVKKLAVMDPEHYEQASQRLQIKARRAMERREEQARHEKNLRRGKKRTASPEPPQPVQEPPREAAKEKPRRPARPGRRRPAAPQQRFAGSRPVKKGKGSGRDRKKS from the coding sequence ATGGAGCATATTTTATCAATGATCGGCCTTGCCAAAAAGGCGGGCCGTGTGGAGATCGGTGAGGAGCCGGTGGGCTCTGCCGCCCGCAGCAGGCACGCACGGGTCATTCTGGTGGCGTCGGATGCGGCGGCCGGCTCTGTGCGCCGGGCGTATGCCTTTGCACAGACGGGGGCCTGCCTGTGTCTGACCATCCCCGCCGACAAGGACGCTCTGGGCCGTGCGCTGGGCCGCAGCAGCTGCGCCATGGTGGCTGTCACAGACGTGGGCTTTGCCGACGCCATCGTGAAAAAGCTGGCAGTCATGGATCCGGAGCACTATGAGCAGGCATCCCAGCGGCTGCAGATCAAGGCCCGGCGGGCCATGGAGCGGCGGGAGGAGCAGGCCCGGCACGAGAAGAACCTGCGCCGGGGCAAGAAGCGCACGGCTTCCCCGGAGCCGCCGCAGCCGGTGCAGGAGCCGCCCCGTGAGGCGGCGAAGGAAAAGCCCCGGCGTCCGGCCCGTCCGGGCCGCAGGCGCCCCGCTGCTCCGCAGCAGCGGTTTGCCGGTTCCCGGCCGGTGAAAAAGGGCAAGGGCTCCGGCAGGGATCGGAAAAAATCGTAA
- a CDS encoding Fur family transcriptional regulator, producing the protein MTYMTRQQQAVLDCIAACPGGCATAMVLADRLRSGGQSVGLTTVYRQLERLEKQGLVHKLVTDEGACWQYCDCHAHRDCILLKCEVCGAIQHMDCAHLGELYQHVLQQHHFRINPRRTLFYGLCDRCSGEEQS; encoded by the coding sequence ATGACCTATATGACCCGGCAGCAGCAGGCAGTGCTGGACTGCATCGCCGCCTGCCCCGGCGGCTGCGCCACGGCTATGGTGCTGGCGGACCGGCTCCGCAGCGGCGGTCAGTCCGTGGGGCTGACCACCGTATACCGCCAGCTGGAGCGGCTGGAGAAGCAGGGGCTGGTCCACAAGCTGGTGACGGATGAGGGGGCCTGCTGGCAGTACTGCGACTGCCACGCCCACCGGGACTGTATCCTCCTGAAGTGCGAGGTGTGCGGGGCTATCCAGCACATGGACTGCGCTCATCTGGGGGAGCTGTATCAGCACGTTTTGCAGCAGCATCACTTCCGCATCAACCCCCGGCGGACGCTGTTTTACGGTCTGTGCGACCGGTGCAGCGGGGAGGAGCAGTCATGA
- a CDS encoding metal ABC transporter ATP-binding protein, protein MDKETLLSCRDVSLGYEGHTVWEHLTFSVHSGEYLCIVGENGSGKSTLLKSLLGLLPPLKGVIRRSEAAGAVGYLPQQTQAQRDFPATVSEVVLSGFLSARGRRFFYSAAEKSQALMHMGKLGILELKDRCYRELSGGQQQRVLLARALCAARRLLILDEPVTGLDPAAAQDLYRTLAYLNKNEGLAIVMVTHDLQSALQYADTVLYAGQGKWFHGTTAEYLASPYGRRFGGERT, encoded by the coding sequence ATGGATAAGGAAACGCTGCTGTCCTGCCGGGACGTGTCGCTGGGCTACGAGGGACACACCGTGTGGGAACATCTGACCTTCTCGGTACATTCGGGGGAATACCTGTGTATCGTGGGGGAAAACGGCTCCGGCAAGTCCACGCTTCTCAAGAGCCTGCTGGGGCTGCTGCCGCCGCTGAAGGGGGTCATCCGGCGAAGTGAGGCCGCCGGGGCGGTGGGCTATCTGCCCCAGCAGACCCAGGCTCAGCGGGATTTTCCCGCCACCGTCAGCGAGGTAGTGCTGTCGGGCTTTCTCAGCGCCCGTGGACGGCGGTTCTTCTACTCCGCCGCCGAGAAGTCGCAGGCGCTGATGCACATGGGCAAGCTGGGGATATTGGAATTGAAGGATCGGTGCTACCGGGAGCTGTCCGGCGGACAGCAGCAGCGGGTGCTGCTGGCACGGGCGCTGTGCGCCGCCCGGCGGCTGCTGATCCTGGACGAGCCGGTGACGGGGCTGGACCCCGCCGCCGCACAGGATCTGTACCGGACGCTGGCCTATCTCAACAAAAATGAGGGGCTGGCCATCGTCATGGTGACCCACGACCTGCAGAGCGCCCTGCAATACGCCGACACCGTGCTCTATGCCGGGCAGGGCAAGTGGTTTCACGGCACGACGGCGGAATATCTCGCCTCCCCCTACGGGCGGCGGTTCGGAGGTGAGCGGACATGA
- the infB gene encoding translation initiation factor IF-2 has product MGSVGNKYRVHEVAKDFGVPTKQITEILTKYAETPKNHMQVLEDRELSLIFEYLTQHNQVSGIQVIFAEGAKPAEKKQQPAAKPAEKKPEGKGESRSAKQETKPVSRVPQTKVVDTRKATAVNLDKYDEKLQDMAEGRTGGGRRAQQQTQGKEKFRNGGKRRDNGFSNKRKQEEADRLRRLRLEVIKKTPVTVQIPDEISVGELASRMKKTGAEVVKCLMKNGVMASLSQLIDFDTAAIIAEEMGCKVEKEVVVTIEEKLIDDHKDNEKDLVPRAPVVVVMGHVDHGKTSLLDYIRNAHVASGEAGGITQHIGAYQVQINGKPITFLDTPGHEAFTSMRARGAMVTDIAILVVAAEDGIMPQTVESINHAKAAGIPIIVAINKMDKPEANPERIKQQLTEYGLVCEEWGGDTIVCPISAKTGMGVDNLLEMLTLTAEVGELKANPNRAAQGTVIEARLDKGRGPVATLLVQNGTLKQGDIIIAGTSVGRVRAMVSDKGQKITSAGPSVPVEITGLSEAPTAGATFNAVADEKLARELVEQRKAEEKAKANAPVTKVSLEDLFSQIQAGEMKNLNLIVKADVQGSVEAVKASLEKLSNDEVRVRVIHGGVGAINESDVMLASTSQAIIVGFNVRPDNAARDSAARANVDMRMYRVIYDAINEIEAAMKGMLAPKFREVLLGHAEVRQTYKVSGVGTVAGCYVQDGKLQRKDCQVRLVRDGIVIHEGVLASLQRFKDQAKEVLAGYECGLTIEKFNDIKEGDIVEAFTMEEIPQ; this is encoded by the coding sequence TTGGGTAGCGTAGGAAACAAATATAGAGTGCATGAGGTGGCGAAGGACTTCGGAGTCCCCACCAAGCAGATCACGGAGATCTTGACCAAGTACGCCGAAACGCCCAAGAACCATATGCAGGTCTTGGAGGATCGGGAGCTGTCTCTGATCTTTGAGTATCTGACCCAGCACAATCAGGTATCCGGGATTCAGGTGATCTTCGCCGAGGGGGCCAAGCCTGCCGAGAAGAAGCAGCAGCCTGCCGCCAAGCCCGCCGAGAAGAAGCCGGAGGGCAAGGGGGAGAGCCGTTCTGCCAAGCAGGAGACCAAGCCCGTCTCCCGTGTGCCTCAGACCAAGGTGGTGGACACCCGCAAGGCCACGGCGGTGAATCTGGATAAGTACGACGAGAAGCTGCAGGACATGGCAGAGGGCCGCACCGGCGGCGGCCGTCGGGCCCAGCAGCAGACCCAGGGCAAGGAGAAGTTCCGCAACGGCGGCAAGCGCCGGGACAACGGTTTTTCCAATAAACGCAAGCAGGAGGAGGCGGATCGTCTGCGCCGCCTGCGGCTGGAGGTCATCAAAAAGACCCCCGTTACCGTGCAGATCCCCGATGAGATCAGCGTGGGCGAGCTGGCCAGCCGCATGAAAAAGACCGGCGCAGAGGTGGTCAAGTGCCTGATGAAAAACGGCGTCATGGCCTCCCTGAGCCAGCTCATTGACTTCGATACCGCCGCCATCATCGCCGAGGAGATGGGCTGCAAGGTGGAGAAGGAGGTAGTGGTCACCATCGAGGAGAAGCTCATCGACGACCACAAGGACAACGAGAAGGATCTGGTACCCCGTGCCCCCGTGGTGGTGGTCATGGGTCATGTGGACCACGGCAAGACCAGTCTGCTGGACTATATCCGCAACGCCCATGTGGCCAGCGGCGAGGCCGGCGGTATCACCCAGCACATCGGCGCCTATCAGGTGCAGATCAACGGCAAGCCCATCACCTTCCTGGATACCCCCGGCCACGAGGCATTTACCTCCATGCGAGCCAGAGGCGCCATGGTGACAGATATCGCCATTCTGGTGGTGGCCGCCGAGGACGGTATCATGCCCCAGACGGTGGAGTCCATCAACCACGCCAAGGCTGCCGGGATCCCCATTATCGTGGCCATCAACAAGATGGATAAGCCGGAGGCCAATCCCGAGCGCATCAAGCAGCAGCTCACCGAGTACGGGCTGGTGTGTGAGGAGTGGGGCGGCGACACCATTGTCTGCCCCATTTCCGCCAAGACCGGTATGGGCGTGGACAATCTGCTGGAGATGCTGACGCTGACCGCCGAGGTGGGCGAGCTGAAGGCAAACCCCAACCGTGCCGCTCAGGGTACGGTCATCGAGGCCCGTCTGGACAAGGGCCGTGGCCCCGTGGCCACGCTGCTGGTGCAGAACGGCACGCTGAAGCAGGGCGATATCATCATCGCCGGTACCTCCGTGGGCCGTGTCCGGGCCATGGTCAGCGACAAGGGCCAGAAGATCACCTCCGCCGGGCCCTCTGTGCCTGTGGAGATCACCGGTCTCAGCGAGGCTCCTACTGCCGGGGCTACCTTCAATGCCGTGGCCGATGAGAAGCTGGCCCGTGAGCTGGTGGAGCAGCGCAAGGCCGAGGAGAAGGCCAAGGCCAATGCCCCTGTCACCAAGGTCTCGCTGGAGGATCTGTTCAGCCAGATCCAGGCCGGTGAGATGAAGAACCTGAACCTGATCGTCAAGGCCGATGTTCAGGGCAGCGTGGAGGCGGTGAAGGCATCCCTGGAGAAGCTCAGCAACGACGAGGTGCGTGTCCGTGTCATCCACGGCGGTGTGGGCGCCATCAACGAGTCCGATGTGATGCTGGCCTCTACGTCGCAGGCCATCATCGTGGGCTTTAACGTCCGCCCCGACAACGCCGCCCGTGACTCCGCCGCCCGTGCCAACGTGGATATGCGGATGTACCGTGTCATCTATGATGCCATCAACGAGATCGAGGCCGCTATGAAGGGTATGCTGGCGCCCAAGTTCCGTGAGGTGCTGCTGGGCCATGCCGAGGTGCGCCAGACCTACAAGGTCTCCGGCGTTGGCACCGTGGCAGGCTGCTACGTGCAGGACGGTAAGCTCCAGCGCAAGGACTGTCAGGTCCGGCTGGTCCGGGACGGCATCGTTATCCACGAGGGTGTGCTGGCCTCCCTGCAGCGCTTCAAGGATCAGGCCAAGGAGGTTCTGGCCGGGTACGAGTGCGGCCTGACCATCGAGAAGTTCAACGACATCAAGGAAGGCGATATTGTGGAAGCCTTCACCATGGAGGAAATTCCCCAGTAA
- the rbfA gene encoding 30S ribosome-binding factor RbfA, protein MSSNRIGRINDEIQKELSALLRTVKDPRVTDCMLTITHVDTTSDLRYARIYVSALNCPDEKGLLKGLKSAAGYLRHELGSRIDLRYTPELQFFVDDSIAYGAHILDMLNHVKPADPRNADIVLPEDRED, encoded by the coding sequence ATGTCATCCAACCGCATCGGCCGCATCAACGACGAGATCCAGAAGGAGCTCTCCGCCCTGCTGCGGACCGTCAAGGACCCCCGTGTGACGGATTGTATGCTGACCATCACCCATGTGGACACCACCAGCGATCTGCGCTATGCCCGCATCTATGTCAGCGCCCTGAACTGCCCGGACGAGAAGGGGCTTTTGAAGGGCCTGAAGTCCGCCGCAGGCTATCTGCGCCATGAGCTGGGCAGCCGCATCGACCTGCGCTATACCCCGGAGCTGCAATTTTTTGTGGACGACTCCATCGCCTATGGCGCACACATTCTGGATATGCTGAACCATGTCAAGCCCGCCGATCCCCGGAACGCCGATATCGTGCTGCCGGAGGATCGGGAGGACTGA